One Georgenia wutianyii DNA segment encodes these proteins:
- a CDS encoding aminotransferase class IV, with protein MSTLVWFDGEVRPAHEPVVTALDRGLLVGDGVFDTCVVIDGTPFALRRHLARLARSAEIVGLPTPPLDVVAHAARDLASRLDGPTGRLRVTWTAGPAAGGPARAATTPTLLLTAESHPVAHPAPGSAPAPARTALVVAPWVRNERSPLTGAKSTSYAENVLAIEHARRHGGTEAVLANTRGELCEGGASNLFLETGGELLTPPLESGCLAGVTRELVLEWAAEAGLPVREATIPLADFRAAEHAAVTSATRGIVPVDVLEGRELRAGPVTLRMQQVFAERVAQDLDP; from the coding sequence ATGAGCACCCTGGTGTGGTTCGACGGCGAGGTCCGACCGGCCCACGAGCCCGTCGTCACGGCGCTCGACCGGGGCCTGCTCGTCGGGGACGGGGTCTTCGACACGTGCGTCGTCATCGACGGCACGCCGTTCGCCCTGCGGCGCCACCTCGCGCGCCTCGCACGCTCGGCCGAGATCGTCGGCCTGCCCACCCCGCCGCTCGACGTCGTCGCCCACGCCGCGCGCGACCTCGCCTCCCGCCTCGACGGCCCCACCGGACGCCTGCGGGTCACCTGGACCGCGGGACCGGCAGCGGGTGGTCCGGCCCGCGCCGCCACGACGCCCACCCTGCTCCTCACAGCCGAGAGCCACCCCGTGGCCCACCCGGCACCCGGCAGCGCGCCGGCGCCCGCCCGCACCGCGCTCGTCGTCGCACCCTGGGTGCGCAACGAGCGCTCGCCGCTCACGGGCGCGAAGTCCACCTCCTACGCCGAGAACGTCCTGGCCATCGAGCACGCCCGCCGCCACGGCGGCACCGAGGCCGTGCTCGCCAACACGCGCGGGGAGCTGTGCGAGGGCGGGGCGAGCAACCTCTTCCTCGAGACCGGCGGTGAGCTCCTCACCCCGCCGCTGGAGTCCGGCTGCCTCGCCGGGGTCACCCGCGAGCTCGTCCTGGAGTGGGCCGCGGAGGCCGGCCTGCCCGTGCGGGAGGCGACGATCCCGCTCGCGGACTTCCGCGCGGCGGAGCACGCGGCCGTGACATCGGCCACGCGCGGCATCGTCCCGGTGGACGTCCTCGAGGGCCGCGAGCTGCGTGCCGGCCCGGTGACGCTGCGGATGCAGCAGGTCTTCGCCGAGCGGGTCGCCCAGGACCTCGACCCGTGA
- a CDS encoding GNAT family N-acetyltransferase, which produces MFDLPAEWQVALEAVGWIGSAIVVWSMMQQRILRLRLYNLIGCLIQVLYNGVLGVWPVVALNVVLAIVQVVNLTRLLRGRDDPASYAVVDVPADGALLGGLLGRHREDIARFQPGFTQASKDADAFVVLAGDELVGAVVVHDAGDGIAQIELDYVTEKYRDFSPGRFVFGRSGVLAERGYRAVVSAPDLVEPYYEQIGFRREGERYVLDLVTAS; this is translated from the coding sequence ATGTTCGATCTCCCGGCCGAGTGGCAGGTGGCACTCGAGGCCGTCGGATGGATCGGCTCAGCCATCGTCGTCTGGTCGATGATGCAGCAGCGGATCCTGCGGTTGCGCCTTTACAACCTCATCGGGTGCCTCATCCAGGTTCTTTACAACGGCGTGCTCGGGGTGTGGCCCGTCGTCGCGCTCAACGTCGTCCTCGCGATCGTCCAGGTGGTGAACCTCACTCGTCTGCTGCGCGGGCGGGACGACCCCGCCTCCTACGCCGTCGTCGACGTCCCGGCGGACGGCGCGCTGCTCGGCGGGCTGCTCGGGCGCCACCGGGAGGACATCGCCCGATTCCAGCCGGGCTTCACGCAGGCGTCGAAGGACGCCGACGCGTTCGTCGTCCTGGCCGGCGACGAGCTCGTGGGTGCCGTCGTCGTGCACGACGCCGGTGACGGGATCGCGCAGATCGAGCTCGACTACGTCACCGAGAAGTACCGCGACTTCTCGCCCGGGCGCTTCGTCTTCGGGCGCAGCGGCGTGCTCGCCGAGCGGGGCTACCGCGCCGTGGTCTCGGCCCCGGACCTCGTCGAGCCGTACTACGAGCAGATCGGGTTCCGCCGCGAGGGCGAGCGGTACGTCCTCGACCTCGTGACCGCCTCCTGA
- the fmdA gene encoding formamidase, whose amino-acid sequence MPEVVFSVDQSKSMRDQAVPGHNRWHPDIPPAVTIKPGTDIRVECKEWTDGQIGNNDSADDVRDVDLSVAHMLSGPIAVEGAEPGDLLVVDILDLGPVPQAEGPNCGEGWGYSGIFAKVNGGGFLTDYFPDAYKAVWDFQGQQCSSRHVPGVKYTGITHPGLFGTAPSPELLARWNARERALIATDPDRVPPLALPPLEAGVLGGTAEGDILDRIARDGARTVPPRENGGNHDIKNFTRGSRVFYPVHVAGGLLSGGDLHFSQGDGEINFCGAIEMGGFIDFHVDLIKGGMETYGIHNNPVFMPGRVAPVYSEYLTFIGISVDHRDDTNLYMDATEAYRNACLNAIEYLKKWGYTGEQAYLILGTSPIEGRIGGVVDIPNACCSLFLPTEIFDTDIRPGGSGPVYTDRGQVAVTS is encoded by the coding sequence ATGCCTGAGGTCGTGTTCAGCGTCGACCAGAGCAAGTCCATGCGGGACCAGGCGGTCCCGGGCCACAACCGGTGGCACCCGGACATCCCGCCCGCCGTGACGATCAAGCCGGGCACCGACATCCGGGTCGAGTGCAAGGAGTGGACCGACGGGCAGATCGGCAACAACGACTCCGCCGACGACGTGCGGGACGTCGACCTGTCCGTCGCCCACATGCTCTCCGGGCCCATCGCCGTCGAAGGGGCGGAGCCGGGAGACCTGCTCGTCGTCGACATCCTCGACCTCGGACCGGTGCCGCAGGCCGAGGGACCGAACTGCGGGGAGGGTTGGGGGTACTCCGGGATCTTCGCCAAGGTCAACGGAGGCGGCTTCCTCACCGACTACTTCCCCGACGCCTACAAGGCCGTGTGGGACTTCCAGGGCCAGCAGTGCAGCTCGCGCCACGTCCCGGGCGTGAAGTACACCGGGATCACCCACCCCGGCCTCTTCGGCACGGCTCCCTCCCCGGAGCTCCTCGCCAGGTGGAACGCCCGCGAGCGGGCGCTCATCGCCACCGACCCCGACCGCGTGCCGCCGCTCGCGCTGCCGCCGCTGGAGGCCGGCGTCCTCGGGGGCACCGCCGAGGGGGACATCCTCGACCGCATCGCCCGGGACGGTGCCCGCACCGTGCCGCCACGGGAGAACGGTGGCAACCACGACATCAAGAACTTCACCCGGGGCAGCCGGGTGTTCTACCCGGTCCACGTCGCCGGCGGTCTGCTGTCGGGAGGCGACCTCCACTTCAGCCAGGGCGACGGCGAGATCAACTTCTGCGGCGCCATCGAGATGGGCGGCTTCATCGACTTCCACGTCGACCTCATCAAGGGCGGCATGGAGACCTACGGGATCCACAACAACCCCGTGTTCATGCCCGGCCGGGTCGCACCCGTGTACTCCGAGTACCTCACGTTCATCGGGATCTCCGTCGACCACCGCGACGACACCAACCTCTACATGGACGCGACCGAGGCGTACCGCAACGCCTGTCTCAACGCCATCGAGTACCTCAAGAAGTGGGGCTACACGGGGGAGCAGGCCTACCTCATCCTCGGCACCTCGCCGATCGAGGGCCGTATCGGCGGCGTCGTCGACATCCCGAACGCGTGCTGCTCGCTGTTCCTGCCGACCGAGATCTTCGACACCGACATCCGTCCGGGCGGCAGCGGCCCGGTCTACACCGACCGTGGCCAGGTGGCCGTGACCTCCTGA
- a CDS encoding AmiS/UreI family transporter: MAAVGLVYVGAVLFVNGIMLLGHVTPRAVAPLNFFVGALQVLTPTYLIVLAAGDPAAIALAAGLYFFGFTYLWVGVNSVTGWPNDGLGWFSLTVTVAGIVFAIYSWTVVGDRAFTVLWLLWALLWLAFFVLMALRRDDLGPVVGVLAASYGVITTGGPGLLLLGGWWEDSGTLAAVLAVLGLLMVPLSFPLSRVLRASPAPPQPAGTAAADERNSHA; this comes from the coding sequence GTGGCCGCCGTCGGCTTGGTCTACGTGGGGGCGGTGCTGTTCGTCAACGGCATCATGCTCCTCGGGCACGTCACGCCGAGGGCCGTCGCCCCGCTCAACTTCTTCGTCGGGGCCCTGCAGGTCCTGACGCCGACCTACCTCATCGTCCTCGCCGCCGGTGACCCGGCCGCGATCGCCCTCGCTGCCGGACTGTACTTCTTCGGCTTCACCTACCTGTGGGTGGGCGTCAACTCCGTCACCGGGTGGCCCAACGACGGGCTCGGCTGGTTCTCCCTCACGGTCACGGTCGCCGGCATCGTCTTCGCGATCTACTCCTGGACCGTCGTGGGGGACCGGGCGTTCACCGTCCTGTGGCTGCTGTGGGCGCTGCTGTGGCTCGCCTTCTTCGTGCTCATGGCGCTGCGCCGCGACGACCTCGGCCCCGTGGTCGGGGTGCTCGCCGCGAGCTACGGCGTCATCACCACCGGCGGCCCGGGACTCCTGCTCCTCGGGGGCTGGTGGGAGGACTCCGGGACCCTCGCCGCGGTCCTCGCCGTCCTCGGGCTCCTCATGGTGCCCCTCAGCTTCCCCCTCAGCCGTGTGCTGAGAGCCAGTCCTGCCCCACCCCAGCCGGCCGGCACCGCGGCCGCCGACGAAAGGAACTCCCATGCCTGA
- the glgX gene encoding glycogen debranching protein GlgX, which yields MQPWPGRPYPLGATFDGTGTNFALFSSVAERVELCLLDDDGTETRVDLTEVDGHVWHGYLRPVQPGQRYGFRVHGPYDPANGHRCDPSKLLLDPYAKAIDGNISGHQSLYSYDFTDPTRRNTEDSADHTMYSVVINPFFDWEFDRPPGHQYHDSVIYEAHVKGLTELHPQVPDEIRGTYAAIADPAIIEHLTTLGVTAIELMPVHQFVNDPHLQEKGLSNYWGYNSIGFFAPHNGYAAFGTRGEQVQEFKAMVKALHAANIEVILDVVYNHTAEGNHLGPTLSFKGIDNASYYRLVEDDKTHYFDTTGTGNSLLMRSPHTLQMIMDSLRYWITEMHVDGFRFDLASTLARELHEVDRLSAFFDIIQQDPVISQVKLIAEPWDLGEGGYQVGGFPPLWTEWNGRYRDTVRDFWRSEPSTLAEFATRITGSADVYAHSGRHPVASINFVTAHDGFTLRDLVSYNEKHNEANGEDNRDGESHNRSWNSGVEGETDDPEVRALRLRRHRNFLATLLFSQGVPMISHGDEMGRTQQGNNNVYCQDNELAWVDWDLDEDREQILDFTRRMVALRREHPVLRRRRFFAGDPGHGGQSEVGEISWLKPSGEHMEEEDWHQSFARSIMISYNGDAIPEPDTRGERIVDDSLLILLNGAAEPVTFTIPDEHHGKAWNTAINTDPHGDAEDNEHAEYAPGETVELSPYSTVILVCPREAAA from the coding sequence ATGCAGCCCTGGCCTGGACGTCCATACCCCCTGGGTGCCACCTTCGACGGGACCGGCACCAACTTCGCCCTCTTCTCCTCCGTCGCCGAGCGCGTCGAGCTGTGCCTGCTCGACGACGACGGCACCGAGACCCGCGTCGACCTCACCGAGGTCGACGGCCACGTGTGGCACGGCTACCTCCGCCCCGTGCAGCCCGGGCAGCGCTACGGCTTCCGGGTCCACGGCCCGTACGACCCCGCCAACGGGCACCGCTGCGACCCGTCCAAGCTGCTCCTCGACCCGTACGCCAAGGCCATCGACGGCAACATCTCGGGCCACCAGTCCCTGTACTCCTACGACTTCACCGACCCGACGAGGCGCAACACCGAGGACTCCGCCGACCACACGATGTACTCGGTGGTCATCAACCCGTTCTTCGACTGGGAGTTCGACCGCCCGCCGGGCCACCAGTACCACGACTCGGTCATCTACGAGGCGCACGTCAAGGGCCTGACCGAGCTCCACCCGCAGGTCCCGGACGAGATCCGGGGCACCTACGCCGCCATCGCCGACCCGGCGATCATCGAGCACCTCACGACGCTCGGCGTCACGGCGATCGAGCTCATGCCGGTCCACCAGTTCGTCAACGACCCCCACCTCCAGGAGAAGGGTCTGAGCAACTACTGGGGCTACAACTCCATCGGCTTCTTCGCTCCGCACAACGGCTACGCGGCCTTCGGGACGCGCGGCGAGCAGGTGCAGGAGTTCAAGGCCATGGTCAAGGCGCTGCACGCGGCGAACATCGAGGTCATCCTCGACGTCGTCTACAACCACACCGCCGAGGGCAACCACCTGGGCCCGACGCTGTCCTTCAAGGGCATCGACAACGCGTCGTACTACCGGCTCGTCGAGGACGACAAGACGCACTACTTCGACACGACCGGCACGGGCAACTCCCTGCTCATGCGCTCCCCGCACACGCTGCAGATGATCATGGACTCGCTGCGGTACTGGATCACCGAGATGCACGTGGACGGGTTCCGCTTCGACCTCGCCTCCACGCTGGCCCGCGAGCTCCACGAGGTGGACCGCCTCTCGGCGTTCTTCGACATCATCCAGCAGGACCCGGTGATCTCCCAGGTCAAGCTCATCGCCGAGCCGTGGGACCTCGGGGAGGGCGGCTACCAGGTCGGCGGGTTCCCGCCGCTGTGGACGGAGTGGAACGGGCGCTACCGCGACACCGTCCGCGACTTCTGGCGCAGCGAGCCCTCGACGCTCGCCGAGTTCGCCACGCGCATCACCGGATCGGCGGACGTGTACGCCCACTCCGGGCGCCACCCCGTCGCCTCGATCAACTTCGTCACGGCCCACGACGGCTTCACGCTGCGCGACCTCGTCTCCTACAACGAGAAGCACAACGAGGCCAACGGCGAGGACAACCGTGACGGCGAGTCGCACAACCGCTCGTGGAACAGCGGCGTCGAGGGCGAGACGGACGACCCGGAGGTCCGCGCGCTGCGGCTGCGCCGCCACCGCAACTTCCTCGCCACGCTGCTCTTCTCGCAGGGCGTGCCGATGATCTCCCACGGCGACGAGATGGGCCGTACCCAGCAGGGCAACAACAACGTCTACTGCCAGGACAACGAGCTCGCCTGGGTCGACTGGGACCTCGACGAGGACCGTGAGCAGATCCTCGACTTCACCCGCCGCATGGTCGCGCTGCGGCGCGAGCACCCGGTGCTGCGCCGCCGGCGCTTCTTCGCGGGCGACCCCGGCCACGGCGGGCAGTCCGAGGTCGGGGAGATCTCCTGGCTCAAGCCGTCGGGGGAGCACATGGAGGAGGAGGACTGGCACCAGTCCTTCGCCCGGTCGATCATGATCTCCTACAACGGCGACGCCATCCCCGAGCCCGACACCCGCGGTGAGCGGATCGTCGACGACAGCCTGCTCATCCTCCTCAACGGTGCCGCCGAGCCGGTGACCTTCACGATCCCGGACGAGCACCACGGCAAGGCCTGGAACACCGCGATCAACACCGACCCCCACGGCGACGCGGAGGACAACGAGCACGCGGAGTACGCGCCCGGGGAGACCGTCGAGCTCTCCCCCTACAGCACCGTCATCCTCGTCTGCCCCCGCGAGGCCGCCGCATGA
- a CDS encoding MarR family winged helix-turn-helix transcriptional regulator, which translates to MTGDTPRTAVDLLDAIAVGFRAQAEAVLREHDLTYDQWRVLERLALAGPRTMRELRTAARLTGPTLTRVVDRLAETALVYRDVDAADRRRVVVHVSERGRRLYDRLCPDLGRIERDALAPLSSEEARTLGRLLERLSAGR; encoded by the coding sequence ATGACCGGCGACACCCCTCGGACCGCCGTCGACCTCCTGGACGCGATCGCGGTCGGCTTCCGCGCGCAGGCCGAGGCCGTCCTGCGGGAGCACGACCTCACCTACGACCAGTGGCGCGTCCTCGAGCGCCTCGCCCTCGCGGGGCCGCGGACGATGCGCGAGCTGAGGACGGCGGCCCGGCTCACCGGGCCCACCCTCACCCGCGTCGTCGACCGGCTGGCCGAGACCGCGCTCGTCTACCGCGACGTCGACGCCGCCGACCGCCGGCGCGTCGTCGTCCACGTCTCCGAGCGCGGCCGCCGCCTCTACGACAGGCTGTGCCCGGACCTCGGCCGGATCGAGCGCGACGCCCTCGCCCCGTTGTCCTCCGAGGAGGCTCGGACGCTGGGCCGGCTGCTCGAGCGGTTGTCCGCCGGCCGCTGA
- a CDS encoding FmdB family zinc ribbon protein, whose translation MPTYAFRCSSCAEFTVILPMAAVRQTHACPTCAADAPRVYGSPALLGTPAALHRGIDAAAASAETPQVVRAVPAGAPGPRGRRWSPFTGPRPVNAAARAGGPHPALPRW comes from the coding sequence ATGCCGACTTACGCCTTCCGGTGCAGCTCCTGCGCGGAGTTCACCGTCATCCTGCCCATGGCCGCCGTGCGCCAGACGCACGCCTGCCCCACGTGCGCCGCGGACGCGCCACGCGTCTACGGCTCACCCGCCCTGCTCGGGACGCCGGCCGCACTGCACCGGGGGATCGACGCCGCCGCGGCGAGCGCCGAGACCCCGCAGGTCGTGCGCGCGGTCCCCGCCGGGGCACCCGGCCCTCGCGGCCGACGGTGGAGCCCGTTCACCGGGCCGCGCCCCGTCAACGCCGCCGCCCGCGCCGGCGGCCCCCACCCGGCTCTGCCCCGGTGGTGA
- a CDS encoding chorismate-binding protein, giving the protein MATFEGQVTGWRFADVAPEAPDVTMATPSNFDAEVPWQGPRASSWTSSLDEAGYLAAVRRVREAVREGDVYQANICRVLRAPLPGQPDPRPLAATLARGNPAPYGGVVHVPVGAAEHPAWVVTASPELFLSVRDGQVVSGPIKGTGARAEDLTEKDHAENVMITDLVRNDLQHVCAPGTVEVLDLCAVEHHPGLVHLVSRVAGTLREPLDPAGWSALLDATLPPASVSGAPKSSALRLIDELEPVARGPYCGAVGWVDADAGRAELAVGIRTFWWTPQDAGTLHFGTGAGITWGSDPAAEWRETELKAARLVSLASVGG; this is encoded by the coding sequence GTGGCCACCTTCGAGGGCCAGGTGACCGGCTGGAGGTTCGCCGATGTGGCCCCAGAAGCACCCGATGTGACCATGGCCACGCCGTCGAATTTCGACGCGGAGGTCCCGTGGCAGGGCCCGCGAGCCTCCTCGTGGACCTCCTCGCTGGACGAGGCCGGCTATCTCGCCGCCGTCCGGCGGGTGCGCGAGGCGGTCCGGGAGGGCGACGTCTACCAGGCGAACATCTGCCGCGTGCTGCGTGCCCCGCTCCCCGGGCAGCCGGACCCGCGGCCGCTGGCCGCCACGCTCGCCCGGGGCAACCCGGCGCCCTACGGCGGGGTCGTCCACGTGCCCGTCGGGGCGGCGGAGCATCCGGCGTGGGTGGTCACCGCCTCCCCCGAGCTGTTCCTCTCCGTGCGCGACGGGCAGGTCGTCTCCGGGCCGATCAAGGGCACGGGCGCCCGGGCGGAGGACCTCACCGAGAAGGACCACGCGGAGAACGTCATGATCACCGACCTCGTCCGCAACGACCTCCAGCACGTGTGCGCCCCCGGCACGGTCGAGGTCCTCGACCTCTGCGCCGTCGAGCACCACCCCGGGCTCGTCCACCTCGTCTCGCGGGTGGCCGGGACGCTGCGCGAGCCGCTCGACCCCGCCGGGTGGTCGGCGCTGCTCGACGCGACCCTGCCGCCGGCGTCGGTGAGCGGGGCGCCGAAGTCGAGCGCGCTGCGCCTCATCGACGAGCTCGAGCCGGTCGCCCGCGGCCCGTACTGCGGCGCCGTGGGCTGGGTGGACGCCGACGCCGGCCGCGCCGAGCTCGCCGTCGGCATCCGCACCTTCTGGTGGACGCCGCAGGACGCCGGCACCCTCCACTTCGGCACCGGCGCCGGGATCACCTGGGGCAGCGACCCGGCGGCCGAGTGGCGCGAGACCGAGCTCAAGGCGGCCCGGCTCGTCTCCCTGGCGTCCGTGGGAGGCTGA
- a CDS encoding substrate-binding domain-containing protein → MALVVPLQGPAGILGPSCEAVAATAVRAVNEDGVLGRAVRLEVVDGGAPPAQVAAEVGRLLAAGRVDAVTGWHISAVREALAPVTAGRVPYVYTSTYEGGEGRPGVFCTGETPAGQVAPALRWLRDELDVRRWFVVGDDYVWPRRSASRTVEYARELGLELSGVAYVPLGTTEYSAVLRSVEASDAQGVLLFLVGQDAVHFNRAFAARGLDARMVRLSSLMEESVLLASGAAATRNLYSSAAYFRSLATPDALAFGREYVAQHGPHAPPLNNAAESCYEGLVMLAGLARRAGSLRLGDVVASADGTGYDGPRGPVHLRGNHAHQRIHLAAADGYDFDVVASF, encoded by the coding sequence GTGGCGCTGGTGGTCCCGCTCCAGGGGCCGGCCGGCATCCTCGGTCCGTCCTGCGAGGCGGTGGCGGCCACGGCCGTGCGCGCGGTCAACGAGGACGGCGTGCTCGGCCGGGCCGTCCGGCTCGAGGTCGTCGACGGGGGAGCCCCGCCCGCGCAGGTGGCCGCCGAGGTCGGGCGGCTGCTGGCGGCCGGGCGCGTCGACGCCGTCACCGGGTGGCACATCTCGGCGGTGCGGGAGGCGCTCGCGCCGGTGACCGCGGGCCGGGTGCCCTACGTGTACACCTCGACCTACGAGGGCGGTGAGGGGCGGCCGGGCGTCTTCTGCACGGGCGAGACGCCGGCGGGGCAGGTGGCGCCGGCGCTGCGCTGGCTGCGTGACGAGCTCGACGTGCGGCGCTGGTTCGTCGTGGGGGACGACTACGTGTGGCCCCGCCGGTCGGCGTCACGGACCGTCGAGTACGCCCGCGAGCTCGGCCTGGAGCTGTCGGGCGTGGCCTACGTGCCGCTCGGCACCACTGAATACTCTGCGGTCCTCCGCTCGGTCGAGGCGAGCGACGCGCAGGGCGTGCTCCTCTTCCTCGTCGGCCAGGACGCCGTCCACTTCAACCGGGCGTTCGCCGCCCGCGGCCTGGACGCGCGGATGGTCCGGCTGAGCTCCCTCATGGAGGAGAGCGTGCTGCTGGCCAGCGGGGCGGCCGCCACCCGCAACCTCTACTCCAGCGCCGCCTACTTCCGCTCCCTGGCGACGCCCGACGCGCTGGCGTTCGGCCGGGAGTACGTCGCCCAGCACGGGCCGCACGCCCCGCCCCTGAACAACGCGGCGGAGTCGTGCTACGAGGGCCTCGTCATGCTCGCGGGGCTGGCCCGGCGGGCGGGGAGCCTGCGCCTGGGGGACGTCGTGGCGAGCGCCGACGGCACCGGCTACGACGGCCCGCGCGGCCCGGTGCACCTGCGTGGCAACCACGCCCACCAGCGGATCCACCTCGCCGCTGCCGACGGCTACGACTTCGACGTCGTCGCCTCCTTCTGA